The following are encoded in a window of Flavobacterium cupriresistens genomic DNA:
- a CDS encoding DUF4270 domain-containing protein, translated as MYNTSFFKKTLLIASVVLLYSCDKDFNAIGDDLIGDNHFGLESEKYDVVAYDQEISPIQSNAFTNSALGIYNDGVFGERTASYATQVALESYAPTISKDPNPEVETVTLSIPYFSHATSTNNGVTTYVLDSIYGKPGEKFKLSVYESGVQMRSSYFDNGSQFAQLYYTDQNADFNTFKDQVNSGKLLNDSGDKSQNAEFFFDSSERSDDVRDPTTGVITTTKAIPQMRLNLNKEFFKTKILKATAANLSSQDVFQQYFKGLYFKVEKAGGSPGNMALLNFAQGKITIKYKVKTDSTTDPEATTEDKSMVINLSGATASLLNDAKVPTYQSALDSKNEILGDESLYLKGGQGSLAIIELKDFGSNLKDIREKKWMVNEANLVFHIDSEKMLGIPDATAGTREPKRIYLYDLTNNTPILDYLTDATGSGAAMGKVVYSGIINVDPTSKKGTTYKIRLTNHIRNIIRNTTAVNVKLGLVVTGDISTAGSNKLKLKNNFITDAPKASVISPLGTVLFGGTSTVPEAKRLRLEVYYTKPN; from the coding sequence ATGTATAATACTTCTTTTTTTAAGAAAACGCTATTAATTGCATCAGTTGTTCTTTTATATTCTTGTGACAAAGATTTTAACGCCATTGGCGACGATTTGATTGGAGATAATCATTTCGGATTAGAATCTGAAAAATACGATGTTGTGGCTTACGATCAGGAAATTAGCCCGATTCAGTCAAATGCATTCACAAATAGTGCTTTAGGTATTTATAACGATGGTGTTTTTGGAGAGCGAACAGCGAGTTATGCTACTCAGGTTGCACTTGAGAGTTACGCTCCGACTATTAGTAAGGATCCTAATCCGGAAGTTGAAACGGTAACACTATCTATCCCTTATTTTAGCCATGCAACAAGTACTAATAATGGTGTAACGACTTATGTGTTAGATTCTATTTATGGTAAACCCGGAGAAAAGTTTAAATTAAGTGTTTATGAATCAGGTGTTCAAATGCGTTCTTCTTATTTTGATAACGGATCTCAGTTTGCACAGTTGTACTATACAGATCAAAATGCTGATTTTAACACGTTTAAAGATCAGGTGAATAGCGGTAAACTTTTGAATGATAGTGGCGATAAGTCACAAAATGCGGAGTTCTTTTTTGATTCATCTGAGCGTTCTGATGATGTAAGAGACCCGACGACGGGTGTGATAACTACAACTAAAGCTATTCCCCAAATGCGTCTGAATTTGAATAAGGAATTTTTTAAAACTAAAATTTTAAAAGCGACTGCTGCAAATCTTTCTTCGCAAGATGTGTTTCAACAGTATTTTAAAGGCTTGTATTTTAAAGTTGAAAAAGCAGGCGGTAGTCCTGGAAATATGGCTTTGTTGAATTTTGCGCAAGGGAAAATTACGATAAAATACAAAGTGAAAACGGATAGCACTACGGATCCGGAAGCTACAACAGAGGATAAATCTATGGTTATTAACCTAAGTGGTGCAACAGCAAGTTTGTTGAATGATGCTAAGGTACCGACTTATCAAAGCGCATTAGATTCAAAAAATGAAATTCTTGGCGATGAATCTCTTTATTTAAAAGGAGGTCAGGGATCACTCGCTATTATTGAGCTTAAGGATTTTGGTTCAAACTTAAAAGATATTAGAGAAAAAAAATGGATGGTTAATGAAGCTAATTTAGTTTTTCATATTGACTCAGAGAAGATGCTTGGAATACCGGATGCAACAGCTGGTACTCGTGAACCTAAAAGAATTTATTTGTATGATTTAACAAATAACACCCCTATTTTAGACTATTTAACAGATGCTACCGGTAGTGGAGCAGCGATGGGGAAAGTAGTGTATAGTGGTATAATTAATGTTGATCCTACCAGTAAAAAGGGAACTACTTATAAAATCAGGCTAACAAATCATATTCGAAATATTATAAGAAACACTACGGCAGTTAATGTTAAATTGGGCTTGGTGGTTACCGGAGATATAAGTACGGCCGGTTCAAATAAATTGAAATTGAAAAATAATTTTATTACTGATGCGCCAAAAGCATCCGTTATAAGTCCGTTAGGAACAGTATTGTTTGGAGGAACATCCACGGTTCCTGAGGCTAAAAGGTTGAGGCTTGAAGTTTACTACACGAAACCAAATTAA
- a CDS encoding glycogen/starch synthase codes for MKDKRILYVSSEVVPYLAENEVSLMSYDVPKMINDQGGQIRIFMPRYGNINERRHQLHEVIRLSGMNLVVNDLDMPLIIKVASIPKERIQVYFIDNDEYFKRKATFADEEGVLYPDNDERAIFFAKGVVETVKKLNWVPDIIHVHGWLAAMLPIYMKHYYKNEALFSETKIVTSVYGQSFDENLDLEMINKVKFDGVPHESVADLETPNYENILKASILHSDAVIIASPNVSSSLTKFIESSGKPFLPFATKDAFADAYTNFYKSMGL; via the coding sequence ATGAAAGATAAGAGGATATTATATGTATCATCTGAAGTCGTGCCTTATTTGGCTGAAAATGAGGTTTCTTTAATGTCTTATGACGTGCCGAAAATGATTAATGATCAAGGCGGTCAGATAAGAATTTTCATGCCAAGATATGGAAACATCAACGAAAGAAGACATCAGTTACACGAAGTAATTAGACTTTCAGGAATGAATTTGGTAGTGAATGATTTGGATATGCCATTGATTATTAAAGTTGCCTCAATTCCTAAAGAAAGAATTCAGGTCTATTTTATAGATAATGATGAGTATTTTAAACGTAAAGCAACTTTTGCTGACGAAGAAGGGGTTTTGTATCCTGATAATGATGAGAGAGCGATCTTTTTTGCCAAAGGAGTTGTAGAAACCGTAAAAAAACTCAATTGGGTTCCTGATATTATTCATGTTCATGGTTGGTTAGCCGCTATGCTTCCAATTTATATGAAACATTATTACAAAAATGAAGCATTGTTTTCTGAAACTAAAATCGTGACTTCTGTTTACGGACAGTCATTTGATGAAAATTTAGATTTGGAAATGATTAACAAGGTGAAATTTGATGGTGTGCCACACGAATCAGTAGCTGATTTAGAAACACCAAATTATGAGAATATTTTAAAGGCCAGTATATTGCATTCTGATGCTGTCATTATTGCATCACCGAACGTATCTTCAAGTTTAACAAAATTTATAGAATCTTCAGGAAAACCTTTTTTACCTTTCGCCACGAAAGATGCATTCGCTGATGCGTATACAAATTTCTACAAAAGTATGGGTCTTTAA
- the panC gene encoding pantoate--beta-alanine ligase has translation MFALNFNNTDMHIFYGKVALIAYLKTIKTTNSTIGFVPTMGALHQGHLALMQRSLKENDDTVVSIFVNPTQFNNPEDLAKYPRTLEEDVKKMRVLSDKIILYAPSVEDIYEGETVSQHFDFDGLENQMEGKFRPGHFDGVGTIVKRLFEIVTPTNAYFGEKDFQQLQIVKKMAEKNNMPVNVVGCPIFREDNQLAMSSRNERLTPEERKEAALIYKTLTAAKELFQTSTPEETIAFVEESFQNNERFTLEYFVIADEATLLPIDHRNKDKNYRAFIAVFVNSIRLIDTISLN, from the coding sequence ATGTTTGCACTAAATTTTAATAATACCGACATGCATATTTTCTACGGTAAAGTAGCTTTGATAGCCTATTTAAAAACTATCAAAACCACAAATTCGACCATCGGATTTGTACCAACAATGGGCGCTTTACACCAGGGGCATCTGGCTTTAATGCAGAGATCTCTTAAAGAAAACGACGATACTGTAGTTAGTATTTTTGTAAATCCAACTCAGTTTAACAATCCTGAAGACTTGGCAAAATATCCTAGAACTCTCGAAGAAGACGTCAAAAAAATGCGTGTTCTGAGCGACAAAATAATTCTATATGCTCCGTCTGTAGAGGATATTTATGAAGGTGAAACGGTTTCTCAGCATTTCGATTTCGACGGATTAGAAAATCAAATGGAAGGAAAATTCAGACCCGGACATTTTGATGGAGTCGGAACAATTGTAAAACGCTTGTTCGAAATTGTAACCCCGACAAATGCTTATTTTGGAGAGAAAGATTTTCAGCAATTGCAAATCGTCAAAAAAATGGCAGAAAAAAACAATATGCCGGTAAATGTTGTTGGCTGTCCTATTTTCAGAGAAGACAATCAACTTGCAATGAGCTCCCGAAATGAGCGTTTAACACCGGAAGAAAGAAAAGAAGCTGCCCTAATTTACAAAACTTTGACAGCAGCTAAAGAACTTTTTCAAACCAGCACTCCCGAAGAAACTATTGCCTTTGTTGAAGAATCTTTCCAAAACAATGAGCGGTTTACCTTAGAATATTTTGTTATTGCTGATGAAGCTACCTTATTACCTATCGACCACAGAAATAAAGACAAAAACTACCGCGCGTTTATAGCGGTATTTGTTAATTCTATAAGACTGATTGACACCATTTCATTAAATTAA
- the panD gene encoding aspartate 1-decarboxylase yields the protein MQIQVIKSKIHRVKVTGADLNYIGSITIDETLLEASNIIEGEKVAIVNINNGERFETYAIKGERNSGDITLNGPAARKVQKDDIIIIISYATLEFEEAKTFKPWIIFPNENDNSLT from the coding sequence ATGCAAATTCAAGTTATAAAATCCAAAATTCACCGTGTGAAAGTAACGGGAGCCGATTTAAATTATATTGGCAGTATTACTATTGACGAAACACTACTGGAAGCTTCAAACATTATTGAAGGCGAAAAAGTAGCTATTGTAAATATCAATAATGGCGAACGCTTTGAAACTTATGCTATTAAAGGAGAACGAAATTCAGGTGATATTACCCTGAATGGTCCTGCAGCCAGAAAAGTTCAAAAAGACGATATCATCATCATCATATCTTATGCAACCCTGGAATTTGAAGAAGCTAAAACCTTCAAACCGTGGATCATTTTCCCTAATGAAAACGATAATTCGCTAACCTAA
- a CDS encoding alpha/beta hydrolase produces the protein MKKVYLLLTLISISVFSQKKFDNIKSEKLGEERRITIGLPASYEANPEKKYPVLYLLDGDYLFDPFSGAVNYGVYWDDLPEMIIIGVHQNKDGERYDDTTIDQNTGLPFEKGADFFEFIGAELVPYIEKKYRTSPFRLIAGHDTTASFINFYLYKEQPLFNAYICLSPELAPKMEVRIPEQLAKLKTPFFYYLSVADGDIKKIKEPIEKLDSNIKIANNPLINYKYDLFKNTTHYTEVLHSIPSALYQIFEAYRPINSDEYNNKIAILETGYADYLENKYNEMSKVLGVQIPVRMTDFKVIENIILKKNAYDELGKMAEIGNVNYPKAMLGEYELGLMYEKMGDPKRASKKYQNASQMEPIGDLNKDVMYEKIDEMNTLSKKP, from the coding sequence ATGAAAAAAGTTTACCTACTACTTACTTTAATTTCAATTTCCGTTTTCTCTCAGAAAAAATTTGACAACATCAAATCGGAGAAACTGGGAGAAGAAAGAAGAATCACTATCGGACTTCCTGCCTCTTACGAAGCTAATCCCGAAAAAAAATACCCGGTTTTATACTTATTAGACGGTGATTATTTATTTGATCCGTTCTCAGGAGCTGTAAATTATGGTGTTTATTGGGACGATTTACCCGAAATGATTATTATTGGTGTTCATCAAAACAAAGATGGCGAACGCTACGACGATACTACTATTGATCAAAACACCGGATTGCCTTTTGAAAAGGGAGCTGATTTTTTTGAATTTATTGGCGCTGAATTAGTTCCTTATATTGAAAAAAAATACCGCACCTCTCCTTTCAGACTTATTGCCGGACATGATACAACAGCCAGTTTTATCAATTTTTATCTGTACAAAGAACAACCTCTTTTTAATGCCTATATTTGTTTAAGTCCTGAACTTGCTCCTAAAATGGAAGTTCGAATTCCGGAACAACTAGCAAAACTAAAAACACCATTCTTTTACTATCTTTCGGTAGCCGACGGTGATATCAAAAAGATCAAAGAACCAATAGAGAAATTAGACAGCAACATTAAAATTGCCAATAATCCGTTGATAAATTACAAATACGATCTTTTTAAAAATACCACTCATTACACCGAAGTTCTGCACTCTATACCAAGTGCATTATATCAAATTTTTGAAGCTTACAGACCGATAAACTCAGACGAATACAACAATAAAATTGCAATTCTCGAAACTGGTTACGCGGATTACCTGGAAAACAAGTACAATGAAATGTCTAAAGTTTTAGGAGTCCAGATTCCGGTTAGAATGACCGACTTTAAAGTAATTGAGAACATTATATTAAAAAAGAATGCTTACGACGAATTAGGCAAAATGGCAGAAATCGGAAATGTCAATTATCCTAAAGCAATGTTGGGTGAATATGAGTTAGGATTGATGTACGAAAAAATGGGCGACCCGAAAAGAGCCTCTAAAAAATACCAAAATGCTTCCCAAATGGAGCCTATTGGAGATTTGAATAAGGATGTGATGTATGAGAAAATTGATGAAATGAATACGCTTTCAAAAAAACCATAA
- the radA gene encoding DNA repair protein RadA, with translation MSKVKTSFFCQNCGTQYAKWQGQCNACKEWNTIAEEIIQKQEKVAWKSEPTPTGKAPRPLKINEIDSAQEIRMNTTDGELNRVLGGGLVPGSLTLLGGEPGIGKSTLLLQISLKLPYKTLYVSGEESQKQIKMRAERITPDSDNCYILTETKTQNIFKQIEAMAPEIVIIDSIQTLHTDYIESTAGSISQIRETTAELIKFAKETNIPVILIGHITKDGNIAGPKILEHMVDTVLQFEGDRNHVYRILRSLKNRFGSTAELGIYEMLGSGLREVSNPSEILISHKDEELSGTAIASTLEGMRPLMIEIQSLVSTAVYGTPQRSTTGYNAKRLNMILAVLEKRAGFRLGAKDVFLNVTGGISVDDPAIDLAVVAAILSSNEDIPVTKGFCFAGEVGLSGEIRPVNRVDQRIQEAEKLGFNTIFVSKYNKIALKNTGIKIELVAKIEDVASILFG, from the coding sequence ATGTCAAAAGTTAAAACTTCTTTTTTTTGCCAGAACTGCGGAACTCAATATGCCAAATGGCAAGGGCAATGTAATGCCTGCAAAGAATGGAATACTATAGCCGAGGAAATTATTCAAAAACAGGAAAAAGTAGCCTGGAAAAGCGAACCCACTCCAACAGGCAAAGCGCCGCGTCCGTTAAAAATTAATGAAATTGATTCGGCTCAGGAGATTCGAATGAATACGACCGACGGAGAACTTAACCGTGTTCTTGGTGGCGGTCTTGTTCCTGGTTCTTTAACCCTTTTAGGAGGAGAGCCTGGGATTGGAAAGAGTACGCTTTTACTTCAGATCTCCCTAAAATTACCTTATAAAACACTCTATGTTTCGGGCGAAGAAAGCCAGAAACAAATAAAAATGCGTGCCGAAAGAATCACGCCGGATAGTGACAACTGTTATATATTGACCGAGACCAAAACGCAGAACATCTTCAAACAGATCGAAGCGATGGCACCTGAAATTGTTATTATTGACTCGATTCAGACTTTACATACGGATTATATCGAATCAACTGCCGGAAGTATCTCTCAGATTAGAGAAACCACTGCCGAACTGATCAAGTTTGCCAAAGAAACCAACATTCCGGTTATTCTAATTGGACATATTACGAAAGACGGAAACATTGCCGGTCCAAAAATTCTGGAGCATATGGTCGATACCGTTTTACAATTTGAAGGCGACCGAAATCATGTGTATCGAATTTTACGTTCGTTAAAAAACCGTTTCGGATCAACAGCCGAACTGGGAATTTACGAAATGTTAGGAAGTGGTTTACGCGAAGTAAGCAATCCGTCTGAAATATTGATTTCACATAAAGACGAAGAATTATCAGGAACTGCGATTGCCAGTACTCTTGAAGGCATGCGCCCGTTGATGATCGAAATACAATCGCTTGTAAGTACGGCAGTTTACGGAACTCCACAACGAAGCACAACAGGTTATAACGCCAAAAGATTAAACATGATTCTGGCCGTTTTAGAAAAAAGAGCCGGATTTCGTTTAGGTGCTAAAGACGTTTTCCTCAATGTAACGGGAGGAATTTCTGTAGATGATCCCGCGATTGACTTAGCGGTCGTTGCAGCCATCTTATCTTCAAACGAAGATATTCCGGTAACAAAAGGATTTTGCTTTGCAGGTGAAGTTGGCTTATCTGGAGAAATTCGTCCGGTAAATCGGGTAGATCAAAGAATTCAGGAGGCTGAAAAATTAGGCTTCAATACTATCTTTGTTTCCAAATACAATAAAATTGCCTTAAAAAACACAGGAATCAAAATTGAACTCGTGGCTAAAATTGAAGATGTAGCCAGTATTCTTTTTGGTTAA